From the Lolium rigidum isolate FL_2022 chromosome 2, APGP_CSIRO_Lrig_0.1, whole genome shotgun sequence genome, one window contains:
- the LOC124690126 gene encoding transcription factor bHLH95-like, protein MAQDSDNNNHNAPPATSSDSMSPGKNENRSDESKSSSHPVIVSSIDKGKSVIKIEGEDEGGRSMGKINTPHVIAAARHGRSGGRHGDRELHIVTERERRKRMSEMFTKLHGLLPTLPDKVDKSSIVMEAIHYIKSLEETLSELEKQKLEMQLARGKIGVATNDGVSSSAAAVALTVQGAPMPVALPVAGIGPTGAAPTPPITVGAVTAAPAPVGLQTWSGPNVVLSLSENDAYISVCVARRRSVLPMVIAVLEKHNINVVTSGISCDNARSMFTIHARIREASSRFGDNVPSEEIYKLAVSEIMVWLSV, encoded by the exons ATGGCTCAGGACTccgacaacaacaaccacaacgcaCCGCCGGCGACCAGCTCCGACTCCATGAGTCCCGGTAAGAATGAAAACCGTAGCGATGAGTCCAAGAGCAGCAGCCATCCGGTGATTGTGAGTTCTATTGACAAGGGGAAGAGTGTCATAAAGAtagaaggagaagatgagggTGGTAGATCTATGGGTAAGATCAACACTCCACATGTCATAGCTGCTGCCAGACATGGCAGATCAGGAGGCCGCCATGGTGACAGAGAATTGCACATCGTCACGGAGCGCGAGAGAAGGAAACGGATGAGCGAGATGTTCACCAAGTTGCATGGACTCCTCCCCACCCTTCCTGACAAG GTTGACAAATCGAGCATAGTGATGGAAGCTATACACTACATCAAGAGTCTAGAGGAGACGCTAagcgagcttgagaagcagaagcTGGAGATGCAGCTGGCACGAGGCAAGATTGGCGTCGCAACCAATGATGGGGTCTCATCTTCTGCAGCGGCGGTAGCGCTTACGGTCCAGGGGGCACCTATGCCGGTAGCACTACCGGTTGCTGGGATTGGGCCCACAGGAGCGGCGCCAACGCCACCTATAACTGTGGGCGCGGTGACCGCGGCTCCAGCGCCGGTGGGGCTACAGACGTGGTCTGGGCCTAACGTCGTGCTGAGTCTGTCAGAAAATGACGCATACATCAGCGTGTGTGTGGCGCGGCGCCGGAGCGTGCTGCCTATGGTGATAGCCGTGCTCGAGAAGCACAACATCAACGTGGTCACATCTGGGATCTCGTGTGATAACGCCCGGAGCATGTTCACCATCCACGCTCGC ATACGCGAAGCGAGTAGCCGGTTTGGAGATAATGTGCCATCTGAAGAGATATACAAGCTCGCGGTGTCAGAGATAATGGTTTGGCTTTCTGTATAA